Proteins encoded in a region of the Paenibacillus sp. W2I17 genome:
- a CDS encoding ABC transporter permease, translated as MGLPLLRLLFRKMWNTRWMTFSTLIGLIVAVAFTVSIPMYADGALKRVVAQTLQDNSEGLPAGSLLMSYQAPGGVKTDTRGLDEVDRYIREDVPRDIGFPFHTYVNSRSIRSTEVSPEDPTKVDASRARSMSLGTMSGLDAQVNYSAGVKPGNQVKDDTIEAVMLEEGMYRNDLHIGDILEYPVYSGLDITLRVKITGSFKADDPNSPYWVQGFDGMMNGLYVDESVFNDVLLKEKGIPLQNSRWYYAFDLKEIQTSQLSGLTSMLERLDIDLYQRLKDTKVDITFGDLLKQFRSQSLQLQTMLFTLAAPMIAMVFYFIAMNARQSLQKQESDIAVLRSRGASARQIFSLYLLEGIFLGAIALVIGPLLGWFMAKSIGSASGFLSFVDRKSIPIGVSKEAILLGVAAVLVAIIASLIPAITYARATIVSAKRRQARTDRAPVWQRWFLDVVLLGLAGYGYYLFYERQMLTFQTGMTTDQLQVQPFLFFVPALAIFALGLFFLRLFPWILKLIQLIGRKFLPVPLYLTLTQLSRSSSSYYPLMILLVLTLGLGVYNSAAARTIDLNSTERTLYRYGSDVIMQTVWEGTPEVKPGGSGQNGGTGGGQQGGGNGGGGSAGGGSGGGNGGGGAPGGGGGSSQPSKVIYSEPPFEVFRRLDGVEHAARVLQTKGNIIVSGKSGGQGMLVGIDNVDFAQVAWFRNDLFPAHPYKYLDLLGKYEGAVLISSKFADKFKLKTGDLVSMGVQGQAIEFVVFGIIPYWPAQYPDQMPFFVANLDYIYDQVPLIPYEVWLKMEQDAKVAPLMEKLAAEGIELSSVRDVRTELVSQGKHPSRGGVFGILSLGFLVSVIISLIGYVLYWFFNLSGRVVQFGVLRAMGLSRAQLSGMLLLEQVFTAGLSILLGIGIGQVSSRLFLPFLQTTDNVSAQVPPFRIVFEQQDMLQLYGVTVVMLVIGATMLLWQIRRLRVHQAVKMGEER; from the coding sequence ATGGGGCTGCCATTGCTTCGGCTGCTGTTCCGCAAAATGTGGAACACGCGCTGGATGACCTTCAGCACACTGATCGGATTGATTGTGGCGGTAGCGTTCACCGTCAGTATTCCAATGTATGCCGATGGTGCGTTGAAACGGGTCGTCGCGCAAACGCTGCAGGATAACAGTGAAGGGTTGCCAGCCGGTTCGTTGCTTATGAGTTATCAGGCACCCGGTGGCGTGAAGACAGACACACGGGGTCTGGATGAAGTAGATCGTTATATTCGTGAGGATGTTCCTCGCGACATCGGGTTTCCTTTTCATACGTATGTGAATTCAAGGTCTATTCGCAGCACAGAGGTGAGCCCTGAAGATCCAACCAAAGTGGATGCCAGCAGGGCGCGCAGTATGAGTCTGGGTACGATGAGTGGGCTGGATGCACAGGTGAATTACTCTGCCGGGGTGAAACCTGGAAACCAGGTCAAAGATGACACGATCGAGGCAGTCATGTTGGAAGAGGGTATGTACCGTAACGACCTGCATATCGGTGACATTCTGGAATATCCGGTGTATAGCGGTCTTGATATCACGTTACGTGTGAAGATTACGGGGTCCTTCAAGGCAGATGATCCGAACAGCCCTTACTGGGTACAAGGATTTGACGGCATGATGAATGGACTATATGTGGATGAATCGGTATTTAATGATGTTTTACTGAAGGAAAAAGGGATTCCACTTCAGAATTCACGCTGGTATTATGCCTTTGATCTGAAAGAAATTCAAACCAGCCAGTTATCAGGTCTGACTTCCATGCTGGAAAGGCTGGATATCGATCTGTACCAGCGGCTGAAAGATACAAAAGTGGACATCACCTTTGGTGATCTGCTTAAGCAGTTCCGCAGTCAGAGTCTGCAACTGCAGACGATGTTGTTTACCTTGGCAGCACCGATGATTGCGATGGTCTTTTATTTTATTGCGATGAATGCCAGACAGTCATTACAAAAGCAAGAGAGTGATATTGCGGTATTGCGCAGCCGTGGAGCTTCAGCTCGGCAGATCTTCTCTCTCTACCTGCTTGAAGGCATATTTCTGGGCGCTATTGCACTGGTTATTGGGCCGTTGCTTGGTTGGTTTATGGCCAAAAGTATCGGTTCAGCAAGTGGCTTTCTCTCGTTCGTAGATCGGAAGTCTATTCCGATCGGTGTATCAAAAGAAGCTATCCTCCTGGGCGTAGCAGCGGTCCTTGTTGCGATCATCGCATCACTTATCCCTGCAATAACCTATGCACGGGCAACCATTGTATCTGCCAAACGGCGGCAAGCACGGACAGACCGTGCTCCAGTATGGCAACGCTGGTTCCTGGACGTTGTGTTGCTGGGCCTGGCTGGATATGGATACTACCTGTTCTATGAACGTCAGATGTTGACCTTCCAGACCGGAATGACAACCGATCAGTTGCAGGTACAGCCGTTTCTATTCTTTGTACCCGCACTCGCGATCTTTGCGCTTGGACTATTCTTCCTGCGCTTGTTCCCGTGGATATTGAAGCTTATTCAGCTGATCGGTCGCAAATTTCTCCCGGTCCCGCTGTATCTGACATTAACGCAGTTATCGCGTTCTTCATCTTCTTATTATCCGCTGATGATCCTTCTTGTATTGACACTGGGACTTGGGGTGTACAACTCGGCTGCGGCTCGGACGATTGATCTGAATTCCACTGAGCGTACCTTGTACCGTTATGGTTCTGATGTGATTATGCAGACTGTGTGGGAAGGAACACCTGAGGTTAAACCCGGTGGTTCCGGACAGAACGGCGGTACGGGTGGAGGTCAACAAGGTGGTGGCAATGGAGGAGGAGGTTCTGCTGGTGGTGGTTCCGGCGGAGGTAATGGCGGTGGAGGTGCTCCAGGTGGTGGCGGCGGTTCTTCGCAGCCATCCAAAGTCATCTACTCCGAACCTCCATTCGAAGTGTTCCGCAGATTAGACGGGGTTGAACATGCAGCACGAGTGCTGCAGACCAAAGGCAACATTATCGTCTCTGGTAAATCGGGCGGACAGGGGATGCTGGTCGGAATTGATAATGTAGACTTTGCTCAAGTGGCATGGTTCCGCAACGATCTGTTCCCGGCACATCCTTACAAGTACCTTGACTTGCTTGGAAAATATGAAGGGGCTGTATTGATCTCTTCCAAATTTGCTGACAAATTTAAGTTGAAAACCGGAGACCTCGTCTCTATGGGTGTACAGGGACAGGCGATTGAATTCGTCGTGTTCGGGATCATTCCTTATTGGCCAGCCCAGTATCCGGATCAGATGCCATTCTTCGTGGCGAATCTGGATTATATCTATGATCAGGTGCCTTTGATTCCTTATGAGGTATGGCTGAAAATGGAACAGGATGCCAAAGTGGCTCCGTTAATGGAGAAACTTGCAGCAGAAGGTATCGAGTTATCTTCGGTGCGTGACGTCCGCACCGAATTAGTATCTCAGGGTAAACATCCGTCACGAGGTGGCGTATTCGGGATACTGAGCCTTGGATTCCTGGTATCGGTTATTATCTCGTTGATCGGATACGTCCTGTACTGGTTCTTCAACTTGTCCGGACGTGTTGTGCAGTTTGGTGTATTACGGGCCATGGGGTTATCCCGGGCTCAACTGAGCGGTATGCTGCTGCTGGAGCAGGTGTTCACAGCGGGGCTATCGATCCTGCTAGGTATTGGGATTGGTCAGGTATCCAGTCGTTTATTCCTGCCATTCCTGCAAACGACGGATAATGTATCTGCTCAGGTACCTCCGTTCCGAATTGTGTTTGAACAGCAGGATATGTTGCAACTGTATGGGGTCACCGTGGTGATGCTGGTCATTGGTGCAACAATGTTGCTCTGGCAGATTCGCAGATTGCGGGTTCACCAGGCAGTCAAAATGGGAGAGGAGAGGTAA
- the carB gene encoding carbamoyl-phosphate synthase large subunit: MPINKDLKKILVIGSGPIVIGQAAEFDYAGTQACQALKEEGVEVVLINSNPATIMTDTNMADKVYIEPITLDFVTQIIRQERPDGLLPTLGGQTGLNMAVELARAGVLERENVKLLGTQLTSIEKAEDRDLFRDLMRELEQPVPESVIVTTLEESLEFANEIGYPIIVRPAYTLGGTGGGICANEEELRETVAAGIRYSPIGQCLVEKSIAGMKEVEYEVMRDKNDNCIVVCNMENFDPVGVHTGDSIVVAPSQTLSDREYQMLRSASLKIIRALNIEGGCNVQFALDPHSFQYYVIEVNPRVSRSSALASKATGYPIAKMAAKIAMGYTLDEIVNPVTGQTYACFEPTLDYIVSKIPRWPFDKFISANRKLGTQMKATGEVMAIGRTFEESIHKAVRSLEIGVHRLYLKDAETLDEATLNERLIKADDERIFLIAEAFRRGYTLQQLQDLTKIDWWFLDKIEGLIAFEDRIREESELSSDILYQAKRLGFTDRAIAELRAQGQPGGTLTTEAEVRTRREAENLRPVYKMVDTCAAEFEATTPYYYSTYETENEVIPSDKKKVVVLGSGPIRIGQGIEFDYSTVHAVWALQKAGYEAVIINNNPETVSTDFNTSDRLYFEPLFFEDVMNVIEQEKPVGVIVQFGGQTAINLAAPLRNAGVTILGTDLESIDEAEDRKKFERLLSRLEIAQPKGKTVISVDDAVETAQSLGYPVLVRPSYVLGGRAMEIVYSDAELLTYMEQAVKINPEHPVLIDRYMMGKEVEVDAICDGETVLIPGIMEHIERAGVHSGDSIAVYPPQHLSQDLKEKIVEITIKIAKELKTVGLVNIQFVIHDGQVYIIEVNPRSSRTVPFLSKVTNIPMANLATQAILGVKLKDLGYVDGLWPESDHVSVKVPVFSFAKLRRVEPTLGPEMKSTGEVMGRDPNYAKALFKGLIGAGMKIPATGAIVVTVADKDKDEAVPLLEGFYRLGYKIMATGGTAAALEAANIPVTTVNKLSEGSPNILDMIRSGEANFVFNTLTKGKTPQRDGFRIRREAVENGIVCMTSLDTIRALLIMLQTINFSSEAMPVFVK, translated from the coding sequence ATGCCGATTAACAAAGATCTCAAAAAAATCCTGGTGATTGGTTCCGGTCCAATCGTCATCGGTCAAGCGGCCGAGTTCGACTATGCCGGTACACAAGCTTGCCAGGCTCTGAAAGAAGAAGGCGTGGAAGTTGTACTTATCAACAGCAACCCGGCGACCATTATGACGGATACAAACATGGCTGACAAAGTATACATCGAGCCTATCACACTGGATTTTGTAACCCAAATCATTCGTCAAGAGCGTCCAGATGGCTTGTTGCCAACACTGGGTGGTCAAACAGGTCTGAACATGGCTGTTGAGCTGGCTCGTGCAGGCGTGCTGGAACGTGAAAATGTGAAATTGCTCGGAACACAGCTGACATCCATCGAGAAAGCGGAAGATCGTGATCTGTTCCGTGATCTGATGCGTGAATTGGAACAACCTGTACCAGAGAGTGTAATCGTAACGACACTTGAAGAATCACTTGAATTTGCAAATGAGATTGGTTATCCAATCATCGTGCGTCCAGCCTATACACTGGGCGGAACAGGCGGCGGAATCTGTGCTAACGAAGAAGAGCTGCGCGAGACGGTGGCAGCGGGAATTCGTTACAGCCCGATTGGGCAATGTCTGGTCGAGAAGAGCATTGCAGGTATGAAAGAAGTCGAGTATGAAGTGATGCGGGACAAAAACGATAACTGTATCGTTGTCTGCAACATGGAAAACTTTGACCCGGTAGGTGTTCATACAGGCGACAGTATCGTCGTAGCACCAAGCCAAACTCTGTCGGACCGTGAATATCAAATGCTGCGTTCAGCTTCCCTGAAAATCATCCGTGCCCTGAACATCGAGGGTGGATGTAACGTACAGTTTGCACTGGACCCACACAGCTTCCAATACTATGTTATCGAAGTAAACCCACGGGTAAGCCGTTCATCAGCTCTGGCTTCCAAAGCAACGGGTTATCCGATTGCAAAAATGGCTGCCAAAATTGCCATGGGTTACACGTTGGATGAAATCGTGAACCCGGTAACAGGCCAAACGTATGCTTGCTTCGAGCCTACGCTGGATTATATCGTGAGCAAAATCCCACGCTGGCCGTTCGACAAGTTCATCTCGGCGAACCGTAAACTGGGAACTCAGATGAAAGCAACAGGCGAAGTGATGGCTATTGGCCGGACATTCGAAGAGTCGATTCACAAAGCCGTTCGTTCCCTGGAAATTGGCGTACATCGCCTCTACCTGAAGGATGCCGAAACGCTGGACGAAGCTACGCTGAACGAGCGTCTGATCAAAGCAGATGATGAGCGTATCTTCCTGATTGCCGAAGCATTCCGCAGAGGTTATACGCTGCAACAGCTACAGGATCTGACCAAGATTGACTGGTGGTTCCTGGACAAAATCGAAGGTCTGATCGCATTCGAAGATCGCATTCGCGAAGAATCCGAATTGTCTTCCGACATTCTGTATCAAGCGAAACGCCTTGGATTCACAGACCGTGCCATTGCTGAACTGCGTGCGCAAGGTCAACCAGGAGGCACATTAACAACTGAAGCGGAAGTTAGAACTCGTCGGGAAGCAGAGAACCTGCGCCCAGTGTACAAAATGGTAGATACATGTGCGGCTGAGTTTGAAGCAACAACGCCATATTACTACTCAACTTACGAGACAGAAAATGAAGTAATCCCTTCAGACAAGAAAAAAGTTGTGGTACTGGGTTCAGGACCAATCCGGATCGGTCAAGGGATCGAGTTCGACTACTCTACTGTACACGCAGTATGGGCATTACAAAAAGCAGGCTATGAAGCAGTCATTATCAACAATAACCCGGAGACGGTGTCTACGGACTTTAATACATCGGATCGCCTGTACTTTGAACCGCTCTTCTTCGAAGATGTCATGAACGTGATTGAACAGGAGAAACCAGTAGGGGTTATCGTACAGTTCGGTGGTCAAACGGCCATCAACCTGGCAGCACCACTGCGTAATGCAGGTGTAACCATTCTCGGAACGGATCTGGAAAGCATCGATGAGGCGGAGGATCGCAAGAAGTTCGAACGTCTGCTCTCCCGTCTGGAGATTGCACAGCCAAAAGGTAAAACGGTCATTTCGGTTGATGATGCAGTAGAAACAGCTCAAAGTCTGGGCTACCCGGTACTGGTTCGTCCTTCCTACGTACTCGGCGGTCGTGCGATGGAGATTGTATACTCCGATGCTGAATTGCTGACATACATGGAACAGGCGGTTAAAATCAATCCGGAGCATCCGGTCCTGATCGACCGTTATATGATGGGGAAAGAAGTTGAGGTTGACGCCATCTGTGATGGTGAAACGGTATTGATTCCGGGAATCATGGAACATATCGAGCGTGCAGGGGTTCACTCTGGTGACTCCATCGCGGTATATCCTCCTCAACATCTGTCCCAGGATTTGAAAGAGAAAATTGTAGAGATTACAATCAAAATTGCGAAAGAACTGAAAACAGTAGGTTTGGTCAACATCCAGTTTGTTATCCATGATGGCCAAGTGTACATTATCGAGGTGAACCCGCGTTCATCCCGTACCGTACCATTCCTGAGCAAAGTAACCAACATTCCGATGGCGAACTTGGCAACACAAGCCATTCTGGGTGTGAAACTGAAAGATCTTGGCTATGTTGATGGACTGTGGCCTGAATCGGATCATGTATCTGTCAAAGTTCCGGTCTTCTCCTTCGCGAAGCTGCGTCGTGTAGAACCAACCCTCGGACCTGAGATGAAGTCTACAGGTGAGGTTATGGGCCGTGACCCGAATTACGCTAAAGCGTTGTTCAAAGGCCTCATCGGCGCAGGAATGAAAATCCCGGCAACCGGAGCGATTGTTGTGACTGTAGCAGACAAAGACAAGGACGAAGCGGTTCCTTTGCTCGAAGGTTTCTACAGACTGGGTTACAAAATCATGGCGACCGGCGGAACAGCAGCTGCGCTTGAAGCAGCGAACATTCCGGTAACGACTGTGAACAAATTAAGTGAAGGTTCGCCGAACATTCTGGATATGATTCGTAGCGGCGAAGCAAACTTTGTCTTCAACACACTCACCAAAGGCAAAACACCGCAACGTGATGGATTCCGTATCCGTCGTGAAGCGGTAGAGAACGGCATTGTATGTATGACTTCATTGGATACGATTCGTGCGCTGCTGATCATGCTGCAAACGATCAACTTCTCTTCGGAAGCAATGCCTGTCTTTGTAAAATAA
- a CDS encoding ABC transporter ATP-binding protein has product MIQCEGLVKIFKSSDVEVVALQGLNLTVNQGEMMAIIGNSGSGKSTLLNILGGLDRPTAGTAVVGDWDLLKMTDAQLVEYKRHTVGFIWQNNGRNLLPYLTALENVETPMILGGKRDRAYAKQLLEWVGLKDRMHNKLHQLSGGEQQRVAIAISLSNRPKILLADEPTGSVDSETCDTIMGIFRRMNKELGVTIVIVTHDLTLAGKVDRIVAIRDGLTSTEFVKRNPNLDEEHNLSEAGMPDIHEAFVIIDRAGRLQVPKEYLEALSIDNRATLEFDGERIVITPPR; this is encoded by the coding sequence GTGATCCAATGCGAAGGACTTGTCAAAATTTTTAAATCCAGCGATGTGGAAGTCGTTGCTCTTCAGGGTCTCAACCTGACTGTCAATCAAGGTGAAATGATGGCCATCATCGGTAACAGCGGTAGCGGTAAATCCACACTGCTGAATATTCTGGGCGGGCTTGATCGTCCTACGGCTGGTACGGCCGTTGTGGGAGACTGGGATTTGCTCAAGATGACAGATGCCCAATTGGTCGAATACAAACGTCATACGGTAGGTTTTATCTGGCAAAATAACGGTCGTAACTTGCTGCCTTATCTCACTGCACTGGAAAATGTGGAGACTCCCATGATTCTGGGAGGCAAGCGTGATCGTGCTTACGCGAAACAGTTGCTCGAGTGGGTAGGCCTTAAGGATCGGATGCATAACAAATTGCATCAATTGTCAGGAGGAGAGCAACAACGGGTAGCGATTGCGATCTCATTATCCAATCGTCCCAAAATTCTGCTTGCAGATGAACCTACCGGTTCGGTCGATTCCGAGACATGTGATACAATCATGGGCATTTTCCGAAGAATGAACAAGGAACTCGGCGTCACGATTGTCATCGTTACCCATGACTTGACACTTGCTGGCAAGGTAGACCGGATCGTTGCGATTCGGGATGGCTTGACCAGTACCGAGTTTGTGAAGCGCAACCCTAATTTGGATGAAGAGCATAACTTGTCCGAAGCGGGTATGCCGGACATTCACGAAGCATTTGTCATTATAGACCGTGCAGGTCGGCTTCAGGTGCCAAAAGAGTATCTGGAGGCCTTATCCATTGATAACCGGGCTACATTGGAATTTGACGGTGAACGTATTGTTATTACACCGCCAAGATAA
- the pyrF gene encoding orotidine-5'-phosphate decarboxylase yields the protein MNQASFNEMAGRLMVALDYPGAEEAKALVQALEGIPCYLKVGMQLFYAAGPDFIRELKSKGYSVFLDVKMHDIPNTVRGGAESITRLGVDMFNVHAAGGALMMRAAREGAEAAIAADPSLSKPEIIAVTQLTSTSLETMNNEIGIPGSVEAAVVRYAGLAQEAGLDGVVASPLEVPAIRAACGSAFHTVTPGIRPAGSGLGDQTRVLTPGEAIARGSHYIVVGRPITGAPNPREAAETILKEMLNA from the coding sequence ATGAATCAAGCGAGTTTCAATGAAATGGCTGGCCGTCTGATGGTGGCACTGGATTATCCTGGAGCGGAAGAAGCGAAAGCATTGGTACAAGCTCTTGAAGGCATTCCCTGTTATCTGAAGGTGGGCATGCAGCTGTTCTACGCAGCAGGACCGGACTTTATTCGGGAGCTGAAATCCAAAGGTTACTCCGTTTTTCTGGATGTGAAAATGCATGACATTCCCAACACCGTTCGTGGCGGTGCTGAGAGTATCACACGTCTTGGGGTAGACATGTTCAATGTACATGCAGCGGGTGGAGCCCTCATGATGCGTGCTGCACGTGAAGGTGCTGAGGCAGCAATCGCTGCCGATCCTTCCCTTAGCAAGCCCGAGATCATTGCAGTCACCCAACTGACCAGTACAAGTCTGGAAACGATGAATAACGAGATTGGCATCCCGGGAAGTGTGGAAGCTGCTGTGGTCCGTTATGCAGGACTAGCCCAAGAGGCCGGACTCGATGGGGTTGTTGCTTCTCCACTGGAAGTGCCCGCAATTCGGGCAGCGTGTGGCAGTGCTTTTCATACCGTTACACCAGGAATTCGTCCAGCGGGTAGCGGTCTGGGAGATCAGACACGCGTCTTGACGCCAGGTGAAGCCATCGCCAGAGGCAGTCATTACATTGTTGTAGGCAGACCCATTACAGGCGCTCCCAATCCGCGTGAAGCGGCAGAAACCATTTTGAAGGAGATGTTGAACGCATGA
- a CDS encoding efflux RND transporter periplasmic adaptor subunit, translating to MFMKWRTADLSSKGAAPKRGKRAALVVLGAIMVATMSGCSLLPSETEEEVLPPITPPTISKKPEYEVRTETLEKKVSGSGKMMSQREEKVYFTLDGMHVKELNVKPGDKVKKGQLLAVLDVESVEKEIRGKKLAIRKSEVQMKETLRKKDEMDPVEFEESTIAFEELRQELADLEEQLGKATLTAPFGGTVIAVQVEKGAAVKAYDPIATIADTSNLVVAATFAKEDLEKFSAGMKAEVDINGAGKVAGKIKVMPIAEASGSGSGEGTGEGGTPPTKETLDKYVIVTLAKMPKGVERGTPLSVSIVTQRTENAIVIPVSALRSIGSRTYVQVVESDGSKREVDVEVGQQTSTDVEILKGLTVGQKVVGR from the coding sequence ATGTTTATGAAATGGCGGACGGCAGATTTATCAAGTAAAGGGGCCGCTCCGAAGAGGGGGAAACGCGCAGCACTTGTTGTACTTGGTGCAATAATGGTTGCAACGATGTCCGGCTGCTCATTGCTGCCGTCAGAAACAGAGGAAGAAGTGCTTCCGCCTATCACACCACCAACGATCTCCAAGAAACCGGAATATGAAGTCCGGACGGAAACGTTGGAGAAAAAAGTAAGTGGCAGCGGTAAGATGATGAGTCAGCGGGAAGAGAAGGTGTACTTCACGCTTGATGGCATGCATGTCAAAGAGTTAAATGTTAAACCAGGGGATAAAGTGAAAAAGGGTCAACTTCTTGCTGTCCTCGATGTGGAGAGTGTAGAGAAGGAGATCCGTGGCAAGAAACTGGCTATTCGCAAATCCGAAGTTCAAATGAAGGAAACACTCCGCAAGAAGGATGAGATGGACCCGGTAGAGTTCGAAGAATCAACGATTGCGTTTGAAGAACTACGCCAGGAACTCGCTGATCTGGAGGAACAACTGGGCAAAGCCACGTTGACAGCTCCGTTTGGTGGCACAGTTATTGCTGTGCAGGTAGAGAAGGGTGCAGCCGTGAAAGCGTATGATCCGATTGCTACGATTGCGGATACATCCAATCTGGTTGTGGCAGCTACCTTTGCCAAGGAAGATCTGGAGAAGTTCTCCGCTGGTATGAAGGCAGAAGTAGATATTAATGGAGCTGGAAAAGTCGCTGGCAAAATTAAAGTCATGCCTATCGCGGAAGCATCGGGAAGCGGCAGTGGCGAAGGGACGGGGGAAGGCGGTACGCCTCCAACCAAGGAAACGCTGGATAAGTATGTCATCGTTACACTTGCAAAAATGCCAAAAGGCGTCGAACGTGGCACACCACTATCGGTCTCAATTGTAACGCAGCGTACCGAGAACGCGATTGTGATTCCTGTATCCGCTTTACGCTCCATCGGTTCAAGAACGTATGTACAAGTCGTGGAGAGTGATGGCAGCAAGCGTGAAGTGGACGTTGAAGTTGGACAGCAGACATCGACAGATGTCGAGATTCTGAAAGGTCTGACCGTAGGTCAGAAAGTAGTGGGACGCTAA
- a CDS encoding ABC transporter ATP-binding protein: MSVIAGMKNLFLRKRPAKSQSGDEHQQGETPLEALTESGENTYISEPAHPTSEVSLSESEIASDELTAATVTTVDEPQKKIKPKKDMLPPYDGPVLEVRNVHRSFQTGSRIIHVLKGIDMEVNPQQLVMLKGRSGSGKTTLLNMLGGLDQPSSGDILFSGQPLQDWGDRRRTALRRKEIGFIFQAYALMPLLSAWENVELSLRMADVPRAEWKDRVGHCLDLVGLSKRVKHRPFEMSGGEQQRVAIAKAIAHRPRLLLADEPTAELDSKMGAQVMAVFRNIIEVEQVTICMTTHDPTILEVADHVYEMADGRFIK, encoded by the coding sequence ATGAGCGTGATTGCTGGCATGAAGAATTTATTTCTCAGAAAAAGACCTGCCAAAAGCCAGTCAGGCGATGAACATCAACAGGGGGAAACACCGTTGGAGGCATTGACGGAGTCGGGAGAAAATACATACATAAGTGAACCAGCGCACCCGACAAGTGAAGTATCTTTATCTGAAAGTGAAATCGCTTCGGATGAATTGACTGCAGCTACTGTCACCACCGTTGATGAACCCCAGAAGAAGATCAAACCAAAGAAGGATATGTTGCCTCCATATGATGGACCTGTACTGGAGGTGCGTAACGTGCATCGCAGTTTCCAGACAGGCAGTCGCATTATCCATGTGCTCAAAGGCATTGATATGGAAGTGAATCCGCAACAACTGGTCATGCTGAAGGGGCGATCGGGCTCAGGCAAAACAACACTGCTGAATATGCTCGGTGGACTGGATCAGCCTTCAAGTGGAGACATTCTGTTCTCTGGCCAGCCTCTTCAGGATTGGGGAGACCGGCGGCGGACCGCTTTGCGGCGCAAAGAGATCGGTTTTATTTTTCAGGCATATGCACTCATGCCCTTATTATCTGCTTGGGAAAATGTAGAACTGTCGCTGCGCATGGCGGACGTTCCGCGAGCGGAATGGAAGGACAGGGTTGGTCACTGTCTGGATCTGGTTGGACTATCCAAACGGGTGAAGCACCGACCTTTCGAGATGTCCGGGGGAGAGCAACAGCGGGTGGCTATAGCCAAGGCGATTGCCCATAGACCCAGATTGTTGCTTGCGGATGAGCCTACAGCGGAACTGGATTCCAAGATGGGCGCTCAGGTCATGGCCGTATTCCGCAATATTATTGAAGTAGAACAAGTAACAATATGTATGACTACACACGATCCTACAATTTTGGAGGTTGCGGACCATGTTTATGAAATGGCGGACGGCAGATTTATCAAGTAA
- the pyrE gene encoding orotate phosphoribosyltransferase — protein MIELNEIPNHIASQLLKIKAVALRPQQPFTWTSGIKSPIYCDNRLTMSYPEIRNDIAEAFATIIRNQYPDAEVIAGTATAGIPHAAWVAQKLNLPMAYIRDKAKGHGKENLIEGLITEGQKVVVIEDLISTGGSSIKAAEAVRVAGATPLAVLAIFSYQLDKGVKAFEDAGIPLQTLSNYTALMDVALAQGTIQESDFELLKSWREDPSSFGK, from the coding sequence ATGATCGAACTGAATGAGATTCCGAATCATATTGCTTCCCAACTGTTGAAAATTAAAGCCGTGGCGTTACGTCCGCAGCAGCCATTTACATGGACATCCGGCATCAAATCACCAATATACTGCGATAACCGTTTAACGATGTCCTATCCCGAGATTCGTAATGATATCGCTGAAGCCTTTGCAACGATTATTCGGAACCAATACCCGGATGCAGAAGTCATTGCAGGTACGGCAACAGCAGGTATCCCGCATGCTGCCTGGGTGGCCCAGAAGCTGAATCTGCCGATGGCCTACATTCGTGATAAAGCGAAAGGACACGGCAAGGAGAACCTGATCGAAGGTCTGATTACCGAAGGACAGAAAGTAGTTGTCATCGAAGATCTGATCTCCACAGGTGGAAGCTCGATCAAAGCAGCCGAAGCCGTACGTGTAGCAGGTGCAACCCCTCTCGCCGTTCTTGCGATCTTCAGCTATCAGCTGGATAAAGGTGTTAAAGCATTTGAAGATGCTGGAATTCCACTTCAGACGTTGTCCAATTACACCGCGCTGATGGATGTGGCTTTGGCTCAGGGAACGATTCAGGAGAGTGACTTTGAATTGCTCAAATCTTGGCGTGAAGATCCTTCTTCATTTGGTAAATAA